A genomic region of Prionailurus viverrinus isolate Anna chromosome D4, UM_Priviv_1.0, whole genome shotgun sequence contains the following coding sequences:
- the TAL2 gene encoding T-cell acute lymphocytic leukemia protein 2 produces MTRKIFTNSRERWRQQNVNSAFAKLRKLIPTHPPDKKLSKNETLRLAMRYINFLVKVLGEQTLQQTGVTAQGNILGLFPQGSHLPDRTLLGDYQVPSLDPSHHIA; encoded by the coding sequence ATGACCAGGAAGATCTTCACAAATAGCAGGGAGCGGTGGAGACAGCAGAATGTCAACAGCGCCTTTGCCAAGCTGAGGAAGCTCATTCCCACTCACCCTCCGGACAAAAAGCTGAGCAAAAATGAAACCCTTCGCCTGGCAATGAGGTATATCAACTTCTTGGTCAAGGTCTTGGGGGAGCAAACCCTGCAGCAAACGGGAGTGACCGCTCAGGGAAACATTCTGGGACTCTTTCCCCAAGGATCCCACCTGCCGGACAGGACTCTGCTCGGTGACTACCAGGTTCCTTCACTTGACCCAAGCCACCACATTGCATAG